A stretch of Arthrobacter sp. NEB 688 DNA encodes these proteins:
- a CDS encoding AMP-dependent synthetase/ligase — MHETSTPLVLPATNEGTLGDLPARLAADRPGRVAFSVRSGAGWTDVTSATFAAEVAALAKGFLAAGITVGDVVGIMSRTRYEWTLADFALWAAGAVPVPIYETSSAEQVEWILGDSGAVGVLVETEAHLASIERVRGGLPGLTHVWVLDHGDVDTLSRDGADVEDRELDERRAGLDRDSLATVIYTSGTTGRPKGVELTHGNFLTLAENTAEQIAAVVKGEGAATLLFLPLAHVFARFIEVLAVTAGVRMGHSSDLKTLMDDFGAFRPTFVLAVPRVFEKIYNSAEAKAEAGGKGKIFAGAAATAIAWSEALDTGSVPLGLKVRHAVFDKLVYGKLRDAMGGRVQYAVSGGAPLGTRLGHFFRGIGVSILEGYGLTETTAPACVNLPDAMRIGTVGPPLPGVDLRIADDGEICIRGINVFRAYRGNDDATRESVRDGWFHTGDIGELDAKGYLRITGRKKEILVTAGGKNVAPAVLEDRLRAHPLVSQCIVVGDGKPFIGALVTLDDEMYPGWAANHGLEDLPFSKAKDDPRIHDEIQRAVDEANTAVSKAESIRKFVILDSDFTEESGHLTPSLKLKRNVVMRDFGDEVDALYGG; from the coding sequence GTGCACGAGACCTCCACGCCCCTCGTCCTGCCCGCGACGAACGAGGGCACGCTGGGAGACCTCCCGGCCCGTCTGGCCGCCGACCGACCTGGGCGCGTGGCGTTCTCGGTCCGCTCGGGCGCCGGGTGGACCGACGTCACGAGCGCCACCTTCGCCGCCGAGGTCGCCGCGCTCGCCAAGGGCTTCCTCGCCGCCGGCATCACCGTCGGTGACGTCGTGGGGATCATGAGCCGGACCCGCTACGAGTGGACCCTGGCCGACTTCGCGCTCTGGGCCGCCGGCGCCGTGCCCGTGCCGATCTACGAGACCTCCTCCGCCGAGCAGGTCGAGTGGATCCTCGGCGACTCCGGCGCCGTCGGCGTCCTCGTCGAGACCGAGGCCCACCTCGCGTCCATCGAGCGGGTCCGCGGGGGCCTGCCGGGCCTGACCCACGTCTGGGTCCTCGACCACGGCGACGTCGACACGCTGAGCCGCGACGGCGCCGACGTCGAGGACCGCGAGCTCGACGAGCGCCGCGCCGGCCTCGACCGCGACTCGCTGGCCACCGTCATCTACACCTCGGGCACCACCGGCCGCCCCAAGGGCGTCGAGCTGACGCACGGCAACTTCCTCACCCTCGCCGAGAACACGGCCGAGCAGATCGCCGCGGTCGTCAAGGGCGAGGGGGCGGCCACGCTGCTCTTCCTGCCGCTGGCCCACGTGTTCGCCCGCTTCATCGAGGTGCTGGCCGTCACCGCGGGGGTCCGGATGGGTCACTCCTCCGACCTCAAGACGCTCATGGACGACTTCGGCGCGTTCCGCCCGACGTTCGTCCTCGCCGTGCCGCGCGTCTTCGAGAAGATCTACAACTCGGCCGAGGCCAAGGCGGAGGCCGGCGGCAAGGGCAAGATCTTCGCCGGCGCGGCCGCCACCGCCATCGCCTGGTCCGAGGCCCTCGACACCGGGTCGGTGCCGCTCGGCCTCAAGGTGCGGCACGCCGTCTTCGACAAGCTCGTCTACGGCAAGCTGCGCGACGCGATGGGCGGCCGGGTCCAGTACGCCGTGTCCGGCGGCGCCCCGCTCGGCACGCGCCTCGGGCACTTCTTCCGCGGCATCGGCGTCTCGATCCTCGAGGGCTACGGCCTGACCGAGACCACGGCGCCGGCCTGCGTCAACCTCCCCGACGCCATGCGCATCGGCACCGTCGGGCCGCCGCTGCCCGGTGTCGACCTGCGGATCGCCGACGACGGCGAGATCTGCATCCGCGGCATCAACGTCTTCCGCGCCTACCGCGGCAACGACGACGCCACCCGCGAGTCCGTGCGCGACGGCTGGTTCCACACCGGCGACATCGGCGAGCTCGACGCCAAGGGCTACCTGCGCATCACCGGCCGCAAGAAGGAGATCCTCGTGACGGCCGGCGGCAAGAACGTCGCCCCCGCCGTGCTCGAGGACCGGCTGCGCGCCCACCCGCTCGTCAGCCAGTGCATCGTCGTCGGCGACGGCAAGCCGTTCATCGGCGCCCTCGTGACGCTCGACGACGAGATGTACCCGGGCTGGGCCGCCAACCACGGCCTCGAGGACCTGCCGTTCTCGAAGGCGAAGGACGACCCCCGCATCCACGACGAGATCCAGCGCGCCGTCGACGAGGCCAACACCGCTGTCTCCAAGGCGGAGTCGATCCGCAAGTTCGTCATCCTCGACTCCGACTTCACCGAGGAGTCGGGTCACCTCACCCCGTCGCTCAAGCTCAAGCGCAACGTCGTGATGCGCGACTTCGGCGACGAGGTCGACGCGCTCTACGGTGGCTGA
- a CDS encoding SRPBCC family protein, whose amino-acid sequence MADRTRSSIEIAAAPGEVLDVIAAFEDYPEWAEQVKACSVLTEDGDGWADQVEFTLDAGAIKDQYVLEYDWAVAEDGTGVISWHLVRASLLKGLTGSYTLEAVGAGARVTYDLEVDLTIPMIGMLKRKAEKLIIDAALSELKKRVEG is encoded by the coding sequence ATGGCCGACCGCACCCGTTCCTCCATCGAGATCGCCGCCGCACCGGGCGAGGTGCTCGACGTCATCGCGGCGTTCGAGGACTACCCGGAGTGGGCCGAGCAGGTCAAGGCGTGCTCGGTGCTCACCGAGGACGGCGACGGCTGGGCCGACCAGGTCGAGTTCACCCTCGACGCGGGCGCCATCAAGGACCAGTACGTCCTCGAGTACGACTGGGCCGTGGCCGAGGACGGCACCGGCGTCATCTCCTGGCACCTCGTGCGGGCCTCGCTCCTCAAGGGCCTGACCGGCAGCTACACGCTCGAGGCCGTCGGCGCGGGCGCCCGGGTCACCTACGACCTCGAGGTCGACCTCACCATCCCGATGATCGGGATGCTCAAGCGCAAGGCCGAGAAGCTCATCATCGACGCCGCCCTGAGCGAGCTGAAGAAGCGCGTCGAGGGCTGA
- a CDS encoding ROK family glucokinase — protein MAEGPLAIGVDIGGTKVAAGLVDGSGAVLRRTRRDTPHRSTSPRVVEDTIVSAVEELLDAGSEDVVAVGIGAAGFVAADRATVVFAPHLSWRNEPLRAALGGRLALPIFVDNDANASVWAEHRFGAGRGESHLVMVNLGTGIGGGIVLDGRVVRGRFGIAGEFGHMQVVPDGIRCECGNRGCWEQYASGNALVREARALMSAGSPVVSDLFERVGGDPSELTGPLVTEAARDGDALARELLGEIGRWLGVGMADLAAALDPGTFVIGGGVSAAGELLLGPAREAFRRQLTGRGYRPEATIVAAQLGNEAGLVGAADLARVGAADLAWADAGDRAADQAPADPPPAG, from the coding sequence GTGGCTGAGGGACCCCTCGCGATCGGTGTCGACATCGGAGGCACCAAGGTGGCCGCCGGCCTCGTCGACGGCAGCGGCGCCGTGCTGCGCCGCACCCGCCGCGACACCCCGCACCGCTCGACGAGCCCCCGGGTCGTCGAGGACACCATCGTCTCCGCCGTCGAGGAGCTGCTCGACGCCGGCAGCGAGGACGTCGTGGCGGTCGGCATCGGGGCCGCGGGCTTCGTCGCCGCCGACCGCGCCACGGTCGTCTTCGCCCCGCACCTCTCGTGGCGCAACGAGCCGCTGCGCGCCGCGCTCGGCGGCCGCCTCGCGCTGCCCATCTTCGTCGACAACGACGCCAACGCGTCGGTCTGGGCCGAGCACCGCTTCGGCGCCGGCCGCGGCGAGAGCCACCTCGTCATGGTCAACCTCGGCACCGGGATCGGCGGAGGCATCGTCCTCGACGGACGGGTCGTCCGCGGGCGCTTCGGCATCGCCGGGGAGTTCGGCCACATGCAGGTGGTGCCCGACGGCATCCGCTGCGAGTGCGGCAACCGGGGCTGCTGGGAGCAGTACGCCTCCGGCAACGCGCTCGTCCGCGAGGCCCGCGCCCTCATGTCGGCCGGCAGCCCGGTCGTCTCCGACCTCTTCGAGCGCGTCGGCGGCGACCCGAGCGAGCTGACCGGGCCGCTCGTCACCGAGGCCGCGCGCGACGGCGACGCCCTGGCCCGCGAGCTGCTCGGCGAGATCGGCCGCTGGCTCGGGGTCGGGATGGCCGACCTCGCCGCCGCGCTCGACCCGGGGACCTTCGTCATCGGCGGTGGGGTCAGCGCCGCCGGCGAGCTGCTGCTCGGCCCGGCGCGCGAGGCCTTCCGCCGCCAGCTGACCGGCCGCGGCTACCGGCCCGAGGCGACGATCGTCGCGGCGCAGCTCGGCAACGAGGCCGGCCTCGTCGGGGCGGCGGACCTCGCCCGCGTCGGCGCCGCCGACCTCGCGTGGGCCGACGCCGGCGACCGCGCGGCGGACCAGGCGCCCGCCGACCCGCCGCCCGCCGGCTGA
- a CDS encoding endonuclease/exonuclease/phosphatase family protein, with protein MPTERFRVATYNTRDFLDDHRLAARLVRAVDPDVLCLQEVPRRLLAPWRLRRFADACGMRWSGPQRGSGGTTVLTAPHVELLSAAHHRLPVRWPDRTRGWARATVRLPGGHEVTAVSLHLSLRAAERVRHVEAVLAALEGVEPLVVAGDLNEGEDGEAFRRVARPERLGVAGPHVPTFPARAPRSRLDVLFASPGLRVLPFRDVAVPEAVWARASDHRPAWVDLEVG; from the coding sequence GTGCCGACCGAGCGGTTCCGGGTCGCGACGTACAACACGCGCGACTTCCTCGACGACCACCGGCTCGCCGCGCGCCTCGTGCGGGCGGTCGACCCCGACGTGCTCTGCCTCCAGGAGGTGCCCCGGCGCCTGCTCGCCCCGTGGCGGCTGCGGCGCTTCGCCGACGCCTGCGGGATGCGGTGGAGCGGCCCGCAGCGGGGGAGCGGGGGGACGACCGTGCTCACCGCGCCGCACGTCGAGCTGCTGTCGGCGGCCCACCACCGGCTGCCGGTGCGCTGGCCGGACCGCACCCGCGGCTGGGCCCGGGCGACGGTGCGCCTGCCCGGTGGCCACGAGGTGACGGCCGTGTCGCTGCACCTCTCGCTGCGGGCGGCCGAGCGCGTGCGTCACGTCGAGGCGGTGCTCGCCGCGCTCGAGGGCGTCGAGCCGCTCGTCGTCGCCGGCGACCTCAACGAGGGCGAGGACGGCGAGGCCTTCCGCCGGGTCGCGCGCCCCGAGCGCCTCGGCGTCGCGGGCCCGCACGTCCCGACCTTCCCGGCCCGCGCGCCGCGCAGCCGGCTCGACGTCCTCTTCGCCTCGCCCGGGCTGCGGGTGCTGCCCTTCCGCGACGTCGCCGTCCCGGAGGCGGTCTGGGCGCGCGCGAGCGACCACCGGCCGGCGTGGGTCGACCTCGAGGTCGGTTGA
- a CDS encoding type II toxin-antitoxin system PemK/MazF family toxin: MTKVTVAPITSTVKGLSSEVLVGPENGLDHRCAVSLDNVLTVPVGALGRTIGYLGAEQETQLARAVVLAYDLDLSVLD, encoded by the coding sequence ATGACGAAAGTGACGGTCGCCCCGATCACCAGCACGGTCAAGGGCCTGTCCAGCGAGGTGCTCGTCGGACCGGAGAACGGGCTGGACCACAGGTGCGCGGTCTCGCTGGACAACGTCCTGACCGTCCCGGTCGGTGCGCTCGGCCGCACCATCGGGTACCTCGGTGCCGAGCAGGAGACCCAGCTGGCCCGTGCGGTGGTGCTGGCCTACGACCTCGACCTCTCGGTCCTCGACTGA
- a CDS encoding ribbon-helix-helix domain-containing protein — MSTQIAVRLPDELVAFLDRSVAAGKAPSRAALVTAAVEREMRRLAAEQDAHLLRTRGAEDDLDELVEWTGTHVVLED, encoded by the coding sequence ATGAGCACGCAGATCGCTGTCCGCCTTCCCGACGAGCTGGTCGCCTTCCTCGACCGCAGCGTCGCCGCCGGCAAGGCACCGAGTCGCGCCGCACTGGTGACTGCGGCAGTGGAGCGGGAGATGCGCCGGCTGGCCGCCGAGCAGGACGCGCACCTCCTGCGGACCCGGGGGGCCGAGGACGACCTCGATGAACTCGTCGAGTGGACCGGCACGCACGTCGTCCTCGAGGACTGA
- a CDS encoding lysophospholipid acyltransferase family protein has translation MFYWVLKTVVLGPVLRLLFRPWVEGEQNIPEEGAAIFASNHLSFSDSIFLPLVVPRRMTFLAKADYFTGVGLKGRLTAAFFRGVGQLPIDRSGGRASEAALTSGLRVLHRGELLGLYPEGTRSPDGRLYKGRTGVARMALEAGVPVIPVAMIDTDKAQPTGKKVPKLVRIGVRIGEPLDFSRYEGMEGDRFVLRSITDEIMYALMELSGQEYVDMYATAMKDRIARERKNKAKEAAEAATPGRAASELEAALDAEGLEGDAGPERRAS, from the coding sequence GTGTTCTACTGGGTGCTGAAGACGGTCGTCCTGGGACCGGTCCTCCGCCTCCTGTTCCGGCCGTGGGTCGAGGGGGAGCAGAACATCCCGGAGGAGGGGGCCGCGATCTTCGCGAGCAACCACCTCTCCTTCAGCGACTCCATCTTCCTGCCGCTCGTCGTGCCGCGCCGGATGACCTTCCTCGCCAAGGCCGACTACTTCACCGGCGTGGGCCTCAAGGGCCGCCTGACCGCCGCGTTCTTCAGGGGTGTCGGGCAGCTGCCGATCGACCGCTCCGGCGGGCGCGCGAGCGAGGCGGCGCTGACCTCCGGCCTGCGCGTCCTGCACCGCGGCGAGCTCCTCGGCCTCTATCCCGAGGGCACCCGCAGCCCCGACGGCCGCCTCTACAAGGGACGCACGGGCGTGGCCCGGATGGCCCTCGAGGCCGGCGTGCCCGTCATCCCCGTCGCGATGATCGACACCGACAAGGCGCAGCCCACCGGCAAGAAGGTCCCCAAGCTCGTCCGCATCGGCGTGCGGATCGGCGAGCCCCTCGACTTCTCCCGGTACGAGGGGATGGAGGGCGACCGCTTCGTCCTGCGCTCGATCACCGACGAGATCATGTACGCCCTCATGGAGCTCTCCGGCCAGGAGTACGTCGACATGTACGCGACGGCGATGAAGGACCGCATCGCCCGCGAGCGCAAGAACAAGGCCAAGGAGGCCGCCGAGGCCGCCACGCCCGGCCGTGCCGCGAGCGAGCTCGAGGCCGCCCTCGACGCCGAGGGGCTGGAGGGCGACGCCGGTCCGGAGCGTCGCGCGAGCTGA
- a CDS encoding DUF5931 domain-containing protein, with amino-acid sequence MGVLGPRSPRTGRREPVVVEAFLRGLDVFRPIGTAYAAFLAWTRRDDMLRPWVAVLVLGVMAAWSLGLLLYRRRSRVVVAVEVVIAVLAILATPLADGMAAVSAGQYTLPTVWAAGSVAGSAVVAGARGGLLAALVIAAADLVEIAGRPTQATVHNIVILVLLGGLIGLAVDLARSGLARAEQVLLERERLRERERIARVVHDGVLQSLAWIHRRGVELGGPAQELADLAADQERALRRFVSGAGAPGEDPVDLHGVEGAEVDLRLLVTAHERPGVGVAVPGDPLLVDPQVARELDAALTAVLDNVERHAGPGARAWVLLEGDPTGVELTVRDDGAGADPAELVGAASRGRLGVSSSIRGRVEDLGGTATWTTRPGAGCTVHLTVPRRAQEQP; translated from the coding sequence GTGGGAGTCCTCGGACCGCGCTCACCGCGCACCGGCCGCCGCGAGCCGGTCGTCGTCGAGGCCTTCCTGCGCGGGCTCGACGTCTTCCGCCCGATCGGCACGGCGTACGCGGCCTTCCTCGCGTGGACGCGCCGCGACGACATGCTCCGACCGTGGGTCGCGGTGCTCGTCCTCGGCGTCATGGCCGCGTGGTCGCTCGGGCTGCTGCTCTACCGGCGGCGCAGCCGGGTCGTCGTCGCCGTCGAGGTCGTCATCGCCGTCCTCGCCATCCTCGCGACGCCCCTCGCCGACGGGATGGCCGCCGTCAGCGCCGGCCAGTACACGCTGCCGACCGTCTGGGCGGCCGGCTCGGTCGCGGGGAGCGCGGTCGTCGCCGGGGCCCGGGGCGGGCTGCTCGCGGCGCTCGTGATCGCCGCGGCCGACCTCGTCGAGATCGCCGGCCGTCCGACGCAGGCGACCGTGCACAACATCGTCATCCTCGTGCTGCTCGGTGGCCTCATCGGGCTGGCCGTCGACCTTGCCCGCTCCGGGCTGGCCCGCGCGGAGCAGGTGCTGCTGGAGCGCGAGCGGCTGCGCGAGCGCGAGCGCATCGCCCGCGTCGTCCACGACGGCGTGCTGCAGTCCCTCGCGTGGATCCACCGCCGCGGCGTCGAGCTGGGCGGCCCGGCGCAAGAGCTCGCCGACCTCGCGGCCGACCAGGAGCGGGCGCTGCGGCGCTTCGTCTCCGGGGCGGGCGCCCCCGGCGAGGACCCCGTCGACCTGCACGGCGTCGAGGGCGCCGAGGTCGACCTGCGCCTGCTCGTCACCGCGCACGAGCGCCCCGGGGTCGGGGTGGCCGTGCCGGGTGACCCGCTGCTCGTCGACCCCCAGGTGGCGCGCGAGCTCGACGCGGCCCTGACCGCCGTCCTCGACAACGTCGAGCGGCACGCCGGCCCGGGTGCCCGGGCCTGGGTCCTCCTCGAGGGCGACCCGACGGGCGTGGAGCTGACCGTGCGCGACGACGGCGCCGGCGCCGACCCCGCCGAGCTCGTGGGGGCGGCGTCCCGCGGCCGGCTCGGGGTCTCCTCCTCCATCCGCGGCCGGGTCGAGGACCTCGGCGGAACCGCCACGTGGACCACGCGCCCCGGGGCAGGATGCACCGTGCACCTCACCGTCCCGCGCCGAGCCCAGGAGCAGCCGTGA
- a CDS encoding response regulator transcription factor → MTDAPPTGTDAAPRVLVADDHPLWLSALERDLVARGVQVVGTASDGPSAVRRTRATTPDVLVLDLNLPGMRGDEVCRALGDLPTRVLILSASGEQQDVLAAIKAGATGYLVKSASPGEILDAVLATARGEAVFTPGLAGLVLGEFRRLGAAEEPAETAPERPIPQLTARETEILRLVATGMTSKEIAAQLVLSHRTVQNHVQNTLGKLHLHNRVELVRFALAHGLEDDEPASS, encoded by the coding sequence GTGACCGACGCCCCGCCGACCGGGACGGACGCCGCCCCGCGGGTGCTCGTCGCCGACGACCACCCGCTGTGGCTCTCCGCGCTCGAGCGCGACCTCGTGGCCCGCGGCGTGCAGGTCGTCGGCACCGCCTCGGACGGGCCCTCGGCCGTGCGGCGCACCCGCGCGACGACGCCGGACGTCCTCGTCCTCGACCTCAACCTGCCCGGGATGCGCGGCGACGAGGTCTGCCGGGCGCTCGGCGACCTGCCGACCCGCGTGCTCATCCTCTCGGCCAGCGGCGAGCAGCAGGACGTCCTGGCGGCGATCAAGGCGGGGGCCACCGGCTACCTCGTGAAGTCCGCCTCGCCCGGCGAGATCCTCGACGCGGTGCTCGCGACGGCCCGCGGCGAGGCGGTGTTCACGCCCGGGCTCGCCGGGCTCGTCCTCGGGGAGTTCCGCCGGCTGGGCGCCGCGGAGGAGCCCGCGGAGACCGCGCCCGAGCGCCCCATCCCGCAGCTGACCGCCCGCGAGACCGAGATCCTGCGCCTGGTCGCCACGGGGATGACGAGCAAGGAGATCGCCGCGCAGCTCGTCCTGTCGCACCGCACGGTGCAGAACCACGTGCAGAACACGCTCGGCAAGCTGCACCTGCACAACCGCGTCGAGCTCGTCCGGTTCGCGCTGGCCCACGGCCTCGAGGACGACGAGCCCGCCTCCTCCTGA